From the Candidatus Cloacimonadota bacterium genome, the window CAAGGATACCGGGGTGGATATTGTCAGTTTTGGCGGGGCCAAGAATGGATTGCTTTTTGGTGAAGCTCTGATTTGTTATCGGCCTGAGCTCTGTGAAAATCAGCGGTTTTATCGCAAGCAATGCAGCCAGCTTTTCAGTAAAATGCGCTATATCGCGGCGCAATTTGAAGCATATCTGGAAGATGAGCTGTGGCGTCAAAACGCCTTGCAAGCCAATGAGATGGCAGCGCTTTTGGCATCAAAGCTGAAAAAAATCCCACAAATCCGGGTTACCCAGCCGGTGCTGGTGAATTCTGTCTATGTCATTCTTCCTCGTCACATAACTTCCGCTCTGATGGAAAAATATCATTTTTACATGTGGAACGAGGCGCTCAACGAAGTGCGTCTCATGTGTGGATATAACACAACGGAGAGGCAGATAGACAGTTTTATTGCCGATCTGATTTCCATGCTTTGATGCGAGATTTTCCCGCTCAGAAAACGGTGTGTTTCGAAGGAAGAAAAAAAATAACTTGACAAGATTCATCCATATTTAAACTTCGTAATCACAGACCCTACATAGAATGCCCTCCGAGTCCGTGGGGACGCCGCCCGGCGATCCCCACGGTTTTTTTATCGCCAAAAATCTTACCCAGCTTTGTTTTATACATTTGAAGGCGTTTTTGGTTTTAAATGATGTTCGGGATAGATTGTCTGTGGCGCCGCTGAATTTTCTTTTTTACAGCAAAAACCATGAAAGGAGTGACTCCGATGCGAAAAATCAGGTTAATAAGAAATGCCAAACCCACCTTGGAAGGGGCAGGCGTACAGCTTGTCCGAGCCTTTGGTTTTGGAGATGAACGGCTTTTTGATCCCTTTTTGTTGCTGGATGATTTTCGTAACGACGATACCCGCAATTACTTGGCGGGCTTTCCCTGGCATCCGCACCGGGGTATGGAAACCATCACCTACATGTTGGAAGGCAGCGCGGAGCATTCAGACAGCCTTGGCAACAGCGGGGTTATTCGCAAAGGTGATGTGCAATGGATGACGGCTGGGCGCGGCATCATCCACCAGGAAATGCCAAAACCCAACGAGATTGGCCGCATGTATGGCTTCCAGCTTTGGGCAAATCTGCCCGCCTCCAAAAAGATGATGCAGCCACGCTATCAGGACATTCTGGCAGCGGACATACCCAAGGTGGAACTTCCTAACGGCGCGGAAATTAAAGTGATTTGCGGATCATTCCAAAATGTGAAGGGGCCGGCGCAGGATATCATGATCGAGCCCCAATATTGGGATGTATATATCCCGGCGGAGACAGAACTTAGCTTACCTGCTCCGGCTGGGGAAACCTGCTTTTTCTATGCTTATGAGGGAGAAGTGGAGGTTGATGGCCAAATTGTCCGAAACCGTCAGGTCGCGCTTCTGGACAATGGAGATGGAGTTAGTTTTAAAACCTCATCGGAAGGCTTTCGCATGCTGTTTTTGCGGGGCAAACCACTGAATGAATCAATTTCATGGCGTGGACCCATTGTGATGAACACTCGTGAGGAAACAGCAACCGCGTTCAGAGAATTGGATAAGGGAACTTTTCTGAAATAGCACGGTTTTTTAGTCCTCCCCAAAAAAGCGGACAATCTTATTTAGGGGTAGCCGGTTTTTGCTGTCGGGGAAAAAGCTCAAAGCTTTGGTGTAAAGTGTTTTTTTGTCGGCTGGATAACCAAAGGGCAGCAAGGCTATAACCCGCCAGGATTTGGGTAGTTCCAGATATTTTTTGACGGCTGTTTCGCTATAAGCGGCCATCCAACAGCTTCCCACGCCTCGGTTCCAGGCAGCCAAAACCATTTGCTGCACCGAGATTGCCACATCAACCAGATGATAGTCCAGACCGTTCACGCGAAGACCTTTGGAGCTGTCAGAGCAAGCCGCAATCAGGCAGGGCGCGCTTCTGATGAATAGGTTGGAAAGACCCAGCAGTCCAGAATTCAACGCCAGTTTTTTGATATGTTGGGGATCCCTTAAAACCACATAGCGCCAGGGTTGCCGATTCTGGGCTGAAGGAGCCAGGCGTCCCGCCTCCAAAATTTCATTTAAAACATCATCGGGAATAGGGTCCGGCAAAAAATCCCGCACGCTGTGTCGGCTTGCCAAAAGTTCCATAAAATCCATTTTGAACCTTCCTTAAAATTGCGCTATCTGCATTCAAATATCCAGGGGGCCGCGCTTGCAAAGAGCCAAAATTCCCGCGGTCCAAAACAGATAAAAAGAGATCCAAGTGTAATAGGCAAGGTCCAAAACTCTTT encodes:
- a CDS encoding nitroreductase family protein; this encodes MDFMELLASRHSVRDFLPDPIPDDVLNEILEAGRLAPSAQNRQPWRYVVLRDPQHIKKLALNSGLLGLSNLFIRSAPCLIAACSDSSKGLRVNGLDYHLVDVAISVQQMVLAAWNRGVGSCWMAAYSETAVKKYLELPKSWRVIALLPFGYPADKKTLYTKALSFFPDSKNRLPLNKIVRFFGED
- a CDS encoding pirin family protein, translated to MKGVTPMRKIRLIRNAKPTLEGAGVQLVRAFGFGDERLFDPFLLLDDFRNDDTRNYLAGFPWHPHRGMETITYMLEGSAEHSDSLGNSGVIRKGDVQWMTAGRGIIHQEMPKPNEIGRMYGFQLWANLPASKKMMQPRYQDILAADIPKVELPNGAEIKVICGSFQNVKGPAQDIMIEPQYWDVYIPAETELSLPAPAGETCFFYAYEGEVEVDGQIVRNRQVALLDNGDGVSFKTSSEGFRMLFLRGKPLNESISWRGPIVMNTREETATAFRELDKGTFLK